A section of the Bacteroidia bacterium genome encodes:
- a CDS encoding DUF2341 domain-containing protein: MVNSAISVGSAGSGGTGQNGGGGGGGGDGGRGGNEGTSGGWNTTGGAGGTGTGSNGGSWGTGTCGNGCNGGEVGPGGGGGGGGGGGRGGNGQGGPAGYAIQVQGAGSGAVNWTGTSVPVFTANVTANYGVGCTNSEIVLTKSGAGNWGTIDGVTYTASSSWGAGHEADKAPLNHNTAASNWSVAVNDLNQWLRIDLGSPQTITSFATQGRYNFDQWVTQYIAEYSNDGVSWTNVGTFAGNSDRNTIVRYTTGMPVTARYFRFRPTAYFGHMTMRAEVEYLRYVNNVSANYTSYGTSSSPLSIYYTSTGSKPIMVGSQRYEDLVNIRINRPLPVMTVTPDSTCLGSPFNLSATSAYTVNAWSWEIIKVSGSYSESSPSTPVYTSSAQNPGAVTLSDTGTFQVRLRVRENCCGWSIPVYKTIKVKHIPAAPTYSTGPLTVCAGSGSQSYSVVTSGSAYGVGATYVWSIVGAASYSGTGNTRGIDWGSPGVVSTGTYSVYVVENACTSATFTQNVTIYPIPTVTITPSATTICYGDPVTLTATPNYTHASMEFEFTVNGVSQGWGVSNPLTVNLPYELVNVPVSVRARIATESGTCMGPANSQNVFVQAKPGLLTLTSSNINPCDNTPVTFTAGGAYNVIGMFPEYLFFKNDNPNNYFGIGWDTPNTISLVPGVDFVDGDVINAQVRSTSGSPMCVSNPLRIKVSVGSPLTASLTNQNNQCNSGNTGQLNLSVNGGAPAYYVLWSDGVNNFANGYRKPITVTSAGAVANYAVQVDVAFVANKMNGDYSNIRFTAADGYTQLSYWIESYTVSSARVWVKIPSLTVGNNTIYLYYGNPILTSKSNGYNTFTYFEDFDDFNDWKAYGNGASLSRPSSGVVQLNNPQNACRVWAVPNASIPTLANAEMQMNYRSTGSGLTDYYSGFMCRVTANPSPGAIRGYQFGLRNNALNLYAGRMNLMQDNCTNLTGIGTGTGGINASFVTGKLRFTGANLTWQPDYINNPLSTLAVVDANYVTGNIGIFTSLSAADLQVDWIFARPYLASDPAVVVGGEQAASATILNRTGVAPSTYSAVVYDMNGCQVTTPSTTITAPTALSTSGTVTQNVACYNGTDGAYNYSISGGTAPYHITLAPPSGPNVTAHYNGYRKPVTFNSTISSTNHQVMVTVAFVTGKMKADFSDLRFTAADGFTQLSYWREKFSAGVSAVFWVKVPSVSVGSNTIYAYYGNSALTDKSNGDAVFEFFDDFNTAGINFNKWSVGQIAPTTNTAWSVSGGSLRGGHQFKYLQSNTAFTGNYIAETRIYETTPAPNGFTSIGFYASTSDGAAILTHNGVTYYRNDNGWGGAYAFNAIGQWVRDRITVSPGANMSIAQRTGEVSGSLSQSFTNSGLNAENLRLGTRNDDYLSYDQSFNAQWDFIFVRKYPDMTTAVGAEQAPVGSLSATGLSAGTHTITIVDVNGCSSSTSVTITQPAGPAPVWTGAVSTDWFDTGNWSTCLLPTCSDSVTIPTGAPRYPVVTNASRAYSQDLVIQGSASVTLATNSNFYICGDMLVNNGSGVLSTQANSSITWMGSTNQIYDVPNGTLLRNVIVLQTVPSYIILKSDMVIEESLTLTDGIIDGYTNNKLTRVNNSTPTCVNTGDLNSYVSGLLRRKLSATGSFNFPVGNASKGYQRINFNFTSPTTIDYLVAGFSAYVLLPSPINVSDCGALFDCAPLDNGKWTVNAYNSGGIQISGDGVYSATLYSLGATNSSCGIAYTVVKSPTGMGAWALNGTCVIPSSNPTLVTRTGMSGFSDFGVSQSTQPLPVDLLTFTAVPNNTSIRLNWETAREQNNKGFDIERSTDAGNNFTKIGFVQGKGNTTATSEYTLLDRDVKFDTRYYYRLKQIDNDGSFRYSNVVDAILLGSAANSVVMYPNPTNGLLNIDFTSTIEDIAEIKLVNMLGQEIITRKTEVKKGLTTFELDMHEVSVGTYTIIITTSTKTYTEKIVKSR, translated from the coding sequence GTGGTAAACTCTGCTATTTCAGTTGGCTCTGCCGGTTCTGGCGGAACTGGCCAAAATGGCGGCGGCGGTGGCGGCGGCGGCGACGGCGGTAGAGGAGGCAACGAAGGAACATCCGGCGGGTGGAATACCACAGGAGGTGCCGGAGGTACCGGAACTGGTTCTAATGGAGGAAGTTGGGGGACAGGAACATGCGGTAATGGATGTAATGGCGGTGAAGTAGGTCCTGGCGGCGGCGGCGGCGGCGGCGGCGGCGGCGGTAGAGGCGGTAACGGACAAGGAGGCCCCGCAGGATACGCAATCCAAGTACAAGGTGCCGGCAGCGGAGCCGTAAACTGGACAGGCACATCCGTACCGGTATTCACCGCAAATGTAACTGCTAATTATGGTGTAGGCTGCACCAACTCAGAAATAGTACTCACAAAATCCGGCGCAGGAAACTGGGGAACTATTGACGGCGTTACCTACACAGCAAGTTCATCCTGGGGAGCCGGCCACGAAGCTGATAAAGCTCCTCTAAACCATAATACTGCGGCATCTAACTGGTCTGTTGCCGTAAACGATTTGAATCAGTGGCTACGCATAGACCTTGGATCCCCGCAAACAATTACCAGTTTTGCCACCCAAGGTAGATATAACTTTGACCAGTGGGTTACCCAATATATTGCAGAATATTCAAATGACGGGGTTTCATGGACTAACGTTGGTACATTTGCCGGTAATAGCGATAGAAATACTATTGTGCGCTACACAACCGGAATGCCGGTAACAGCCAGATATTTTCGCTTTAGACCAACGGCATATTTTGGACACATGACAATGCGTGCAGAAGTAGAATATCTGCGCTATGTAAATAATGTTTCAGCAAACTATACGAGTTATGGCACTAGCTCAAGCCCATTGTCTATTTACTATACCTCAACTGGATCCAAACCCATTATGGTGGGTTCACAACGTTATGAAGATTTGGTAAATATCCGAATCAATCGCCCTTTACCTGTGATGACCGTAACACCGGATTCCACTTGCTTGGGTTCTCCATTTAATCTTAGTGCAACAAGTGCTTATACGGTAAATGCTTGGTCATGGGAGATTATTAAAGTATCTGGTTCATATTCAGAATCTTCACCATCTACTCCAGTATATACCTCTTCGGCACAGAATCCGGGTGCAGTTACTCTTTCGGATACCGGAACATTCCAAGTACGGTTACGTGTTAGAGAAAACTGCTGCGGCTGGTCAATCCCTGTTTATAAAACAATTAAGGTTAAGCACATTCCTGCAGCTCCTACTTACAGTACAGGTCCGCTAACGGTATGTGCCGGATCTGGTTCTCAAAGTTATAGTGTTGTAACATCTGGTTCTGCTTATGGAGTGGGTGCTACTTATGTGTGGTCAATAGTAGGAGCTGCGTCCTACTCCGGAACGGGCAATACTCGGGGCATAGATTGGGGATCACCAGGGGTCGTTTCAACAGGAACTTATTCTGTTTATGTAGTTGAAAATGCCTGTACAAGTGCAACATTTACCCAAAACGTAACTATCTATCCGATTCCAACCGTAACGATAACACCTTCAGCAACAACTATTTGCTACGGTGATCCGGTAACGTTGACAGCAACTCCGAATTACACTCATGCCTCTATGGAATTTGAGTTTACAGTAAACGGAGTTTCTCAGGGTTGGGGTGTTTCTAACCCACTAACGGTTAATTTACCTTACGAATTAGTGAATGTTCCGGTTTCTGTACGAGCTAGAATAGCTACCGAAAGCGGTACTTGTATGGGGCCTGCCAATAGCCAAAATGTTTTTGTGCAAGCTAAACCCGGACTTTTAACCTTGACATCTTCTAACATTAATCCGTGTGATAATACACCTGTAACGTTTACAGCCGGCGGGGCTTACAACGTTATCGGAATGTTCCCTGAGTATCTATTCTTTAAAAACGATAATCCGAATAACTATTTTGGTATTGGCTGGGATACTCCCAATACAATTAGTTTGGTTCCGGGTGTAGATTTTGTAGATGGAGATGTAATTAATGCTCAGGTACGTAGCACAAGTGGTTCCCCTATGTGCGTGTCCAATCCGTTAAGAATTAAAGTGAGTGTAGGTTCTCCGCTTACGGCATCTCTTACAAACCAGAACAACCAATGTAATTCCGGTAATACTGGACAGCTAAACCTATCAGTTAATGGTGGCGCACCAGCATATTACGTTTTGTGGTCAGACGGCGTAAATAACTTTGCTAATGGCTATCGTAAACCTATTACTGTAACTTCTGCCGGCGCGGTTGCAAATTATGCCGTTCAAGTAGATGTAGCCTTTGTAGCCAATAAAATGAACGGAGATTATAGCAACATTCGCTTTACGGCTGCTGACGGATATACACAACTAAGCTATTGGATAGAATCTTATACGGTATCATCTGCACGAGTTTGGGTGAAAATCCCTTCGCTTACAGTTGGTAACAATACTATTTATCTATACTATGGCAATCCGATACTTACTTCTAAGAGTAATGGATACAATACTTTTACCTACTTTGAAGATTTTGATGACTTTAATGATTGGAAGGCTTACGGAAACGGTGCATCATTATCTAGACCATCTTCGGGAGTAGTTCAGCTAAATAATCCACAAAATGCTTGCCGTGTTTGGGCTGTTCCTAATGCAAGCATCCCAACATTAGCAAATGCAGAGATGCAAATGAACTATCGTTCAACGGGTTCCGGTCTTACAGATTATTATAGCGGATTTATGTGTAGAGTTACTGCTAATCCGTCTCCAGGAGCTATACGTGGATACCAATTTGGCCTGAGAAATAATGCCCTGAATTTATATGCCGGACGTATGAACCTGATGCAAGATAATTGTACTAATTTAACCGGAATTGGTACTGGAACGGGTGGTATTAACGCCAGTTTTGTTACCGGAAAACTTCGCTTTACAGGTGCTAATCTTACATGGCAACCGGACTATATTAACAACCCTCTTTCTACCTTAGCCGTTGTTGATGCTAACTACGTTACCGGTAATATTGGGATATTTACTTCGCTCTCTGCGGCAGATTTACAAGTGGACTGGATTTTTGCCAGACCTTATTTAGCATCTGATCCTGCTGTTGTGGTGGGAGGCGAGCAAGCGGCTTCAGCTACTATTCTAAACAGAACAGGAGTTGCACCGAGCACTTACTCAGCAGTAGTTTATGATATGAATGGCTGCCAAGTAACGACACCAAGCACTACCATAACTGCTCCTACTGCGTTATCTACCTCCGGGACGGTTACTCAAAATGTTGCTTGTTACAATGGTACAGATGGAGCTTATAATTATTCAATTTCTGGCGGCACTGCACCATACCACATCACGCTGGCTCCACCAAGTGGGCCAAATGTAACAGCTCATTACAACGGTTATAGAAAGCCCGTTACCTTTAACTCTACGATAAGTTCTACAAACCACCAAGTTATGGTTACTGTTGCTTTCGTTACAGGTAAGATGAAAGCAGATTTTTCAGACCTTCGGTTTACTGCGGCTGACGGATTCACACAGCTATCATATTGGAGAGAGAAGTTTTCTGCAGGTGTGTCTGCCGTATTTTGGGTAAAAGTTCCATCGGTCTCTGTGGGTTCTAATACGATTTATGCATACTATGGTAATTCAGCTCTAACTGATAAATCTAATGGAGATGCTGTATTTGAGTTTTTTGATGACTTTAATACTGCCGGCATAAACTTTAATAAGTGGTCAGTTGGGCAGATTGCGCCTACTACAAATACAGCTTGGAGCGTTTCTGGCGGTTCTTTACGAGGAGGGCATCAGTTTAAGTATTTGCAATCAAATACAGCCTTTACAGGAAATTATATCGCTGAAACTCGTATTTATGAAACGACACCTGCCCCCAATGGCTTTACTTCCATAGGTTTCTATGCATCCACATCAGACGGAGCAGCCATACTTACTCACAATGGAGTTACTTACTACAGAAATGACAATGGATGGGGTGGAGCATACGCCTTTAATGCTATTGGTCAGTGGGTAAGAGACCGTATAACGGTTTCCCCGGGAGCCAATATGTCCATAGCACAGCGTACCGGTGAGGTTTCAGGATCGTTGAGCCAAAGTTTCACTAACTCAGGATTAAATGCCGAAAATCTACGACTCGGAACAAGAAATGATGATTATCTTTCTTATGATCAATCATTTAATGCACAGTGGGATTTTATTTTTGTACGTAAATATCCAGATATGACTACGGCTGTTGGTGCAGAACAAGCACCGGTAGGCTCTTTATCCGCTACTGGACTTTCTGCCGGAACCCACACCATAACGATTGTTGATGTTAATGGTTGTTCTTCCTCGACGAGTGTTACGATTACACAGCCGGCTGGGCCTGCTCCCGTTTGGACAGGAGCCGTCAGCACAGATTGGTTTGATACTGGAAACTGGAGTACTTGTCTTCTGCCTACTTGTTCCGACTCCGTAACAATCCCAACCGGCGCACCACGCTATCCGGTAGTTACGAATGCTTCCAGAGCTTATTCCCAAGACTTAGTTATCCAAGGAAGTGCCTCAGTAACCTTAGCGACAAACTCTAATTTCTACATTTGCGGAGATATGCTGGTAAATAATGGTTCAGGTGTACTAAGCACACAAGCGAACTCTTCTATTACCTGGATGGGAAGCACTAACCAAATTTATGATGTACCAAATGGAACACTTCTCAGAAATGTAATAGTCTTACAAACAGTACCAAGCTATATCATCCTAAAATCTGATATGGTAATCGAAGAAAGCCTTACATTAACGGATGGTATTATTGACGGTTATACAAACAATAAGTTAACGCGTGTTAATAATTCAACGCCTACCTGCGTTAATACTGGAGATTTGAACAGCTATGTTTCGGGCCTTTTACGCCGGAAACTGTCTGCTACCGGTAGCTTTAACTTCCCCGTAGGAAATGCTTCTAAGGGCTATCAGCGAATTAATTTTAACTTTACATCCCCCACAACCATAGATTATTTAGTAGCAGGTTTTTCAGCTTATGTGTTATTACCCAGCCCAATAAATGTTTCTGATTGTGGTGCGTTATTTGACTGTGCCCCATTAGATAATGGAAAATGGACGGTGAACGCCTATAATTCCGGTGGGATACAAATCTCTGGTGATGGTGTGTATTCCGCTACATTATATTCCTTAGGTGCTACAAACTCATCCTGCGGTATAGCTTATACAGTTGTAAAGTCCCCAACGGGAATGGGAGCTTGGGCTCTAAATGGTACGTGTGTGATTCCAAGTAGTAACCCAACGTTGGTAACTCGTACCGGAATGAGCGGATTCTCGGATTTCGGTGTGTCGCAATCCACACAGCCTTTACCGGTTGATTTACTAACCTTCACAGCAGTGCCCAATAACACCAGCATTCGTTTGAATTGGGAAACAGCTCGTGAACAAAACAACAAAGGCTTTGATATAGAGCGCAGTACTGATGCAGGTAATAACTTTACCAAGATAGGTTTCGTTCAAGGTAAAGGAAATACAACGGCTACCTCTGAATATACATTGCTTGATAGAGATGTTAAATTTGATACACGCTACTATTATCGTCTCAAACAGATAGATAATGACGGTTCATTCAGATACTCAAATGTAGTAGATGCTATTCTGTTGGGTTCTGCTGCAAACTCAGTGGTAATGTATCCAAACCCAACTAACGGCTTGTTAAACATTGACTTCACCTCAACTATCGAAGATATTGCAGAGATTAAACTGGTGAATATGTTGGGCCAAGAGATAATAACTCGAAAAACAGAAGTTAAAAAAGGACTTACTACTTTTGAACTTGATATGCACGAGGTTTCGGTGGGAACATATACCATCATAATCACGACCAGCACAAAAACCTATACCGAGAAAATCGTTAAATCTCGTTAA
- the guaA gene encoding glutamine-hydrolyzing GMP synthase, translating to MPEKILIIDFGSQYTQLIAKRVRELNVYSEIVHYSSSIDLVNVSGIILSGGPASVYQENAPDINLEQFLGKVPVLGICYGAQLLAHRLGGKVAASSVREYGPANLKRTAFSTLLERFPNTTQVWMSHGDAILAAPKDFEIIAETDQIAIIAFQNVEKGVYGLQFHPEVTHTEEGLQYFKNFILGICKSEANWTSQAIVEQTVANLAIQMPTGNAVCGLSGGVDSSVAASLAQKAIGKRLFCIFVDNGLLRQNEYEQVLEQYSEMGLTIIPIKAGDKFLTALKGVIDPEEKRKIIGKIFVDVFLEEAAKITNVCYLIQGTIYPDVIESKSVKGPSASIKTHHNVGGLPQNLPLTLVEPLRFLFKDDVRRVGKEIKVHKDILRRHPFPGPGLAIRVIGEITEERLEILRKADAVFIQELKNQNLYRTVWQAFAVLLPVQSVGVMGDGRTYENVLALRAVTSIDGMTADWAKLPPEFLSDVSAKITNTVHGVNRVVYDISSKPPATIEWE from the coding sequence ATGCCGGAAAAAATATTGATAATCGACTTTGGTTCACAGTACACACAACTAATAGCCAAACGTGTTAGAGAGCTAAATGTATATAGCGAGATTGTGCATTATAGTTCATCAATAGATTTGGTCAATGTTTCCGGTATAATTTTATCGGGCGGCCCAGCCTCTGTTTATCAAGAAAATGCACCTGACATTAACTTAGAGCAGTTTTTAGGGAAAGTTCCTGTATTGGGAATTTGTTATGGTGCTCAGCTATTAGCACACCGCTTAGGGGGCAAGGTTGCAGCATCTTCAGTGCGGGAATATGGGCCAGCAAATTTAAAACGTACAGCTTTTTCTACTTTATTAGAGCGCTTTCCCAACACAACTCAGGTTTGGATGAGCCACGGTGATGCAATATTAGCTGCACCCAAAGACTTTGAGATAATTGCAGAAACAGACCAAATTGCAATAATAGCTTTTCAAAATGTAGAAAAAGGAGTTTATGGCCTCCAATTTCATCCAGAAGTTACCCACACAGAAGAAGGGCTTCAGTATTTTAAAAACTTTATTTTGGGTATCTGTAAAAGCGAGGCAAATTGGACATCACAAGCTATTGTAGAGCAGACAGTTGCTAATTTAGCTATTCAAATGCCAACAGGAAACGCTGTTTGCGGCCTTTCCGGCGGAGTTGATTCCTCAGTTGCGGCATCATTAGCTCAAAAAGCTATTGGCAAAAGGTTATTCTGTATTTTTGTAGATAACGGATTGCTACGCCAAAACGAATATGAACAAGTATTAGAACAATATTCGGAAATGGGGCTAACCATAATCCCGATAAAAGCAGGGGATAAATTTTTAACTGCCTTAAAAGGCGTTATTGACCCAGAAGAAAAAAGAAAAATTATTGGAAAAATATTTGTTGACGTTTTCTTAGAAGAAGCAGCTAAGATTACGAACGTTTGCTATTTAATACAAGGCACAATCTATCCTGATGTTATTGAGAGCAAATCTGTTAAGGGTCCGAGTGCCAGTATAAAAACACATCACAATGTTGGCGGTCTTCCCCAAAATTTACCCCTTACACTTGTAGAGCCACTTCGATTCTTATTTAAAGATGATGTCAGACGGGTAGGAAAAGAAATCAAAGTTCACAAAGATATTTTGAGGCGGCATCCTTTTCCCGGTCCCGGATTAGCTATTCGCGTAATAGGAGAGATTACCGAAGAACGCTTAGAAATCCTCAGAAAAGCAGATGCTGTTTTTATACAAGAGTTAAAAAATCAAAATTTGTATAGAACTGTTTGGCAGGCATTTGCGGTACTACTTCCTGTTCAGTCCGTTGGTGTAATGGGAGACGGACGCACGTATGAGAACGTATTAGCCCTACGAGCCGTTACCTCCATAGACGGAATGACCGCAGACTGGGCAAAGCTGCCTCCAGAATTTCTATCAGACGTTTCCGCAAAAATTACCAATACAGTACACGGCGTAAACCGAGTAGTTTATGATATTAGCTCTAAACCCCCAGCTACAATAGAATGGGAATAA
- a CDS encoding ABC transporter substrate-binding protein has protein sequence MGIIDLHNIRIISRILTVIIVYLLHNNLLAQTPDVPLKENPKAKEAVSVALKYFSQQEYHDAASFFETAAQQQPQHTLTTFALYMSGLSNFYRNDNLRALERFQLLLKNYPASKYAEDAAYHKGILMAERSESRDGGFYVLLNLAEKTKNEQLRNNAETYFNQCLYEKCTREYLEEYYNRVRSSYKGTVLTALCFKLIQEKQYKKVSELIGDYQKSGNQLTPELQKIQQVYVDSPSFNLEISKMRVAILLPFFSKIADTAMQVPGRTLMALELFEGIKLAIDNNKSPFIQEIDIQVFDTEKDSIKTLTAIHDLNQFKPDVIIGDIFNVPSRLISQYAENKKIVHIIPLSPADELIEQKKFTFLANPSFLTQGKTLAKYISTDLALKKVLIIDDGNKIAKSYIQPFSDQLLNSGTQFTTRTLSDEDKEFYQGVSGLVNEIKSDGYDAVFYPSSSEERVVSLLGGMSRDSVFLQVIGTQDWRRFESIEKEMLLKFNVLFCDYQYLQNDLIGYEYFKDSYLSAFKTLPGQYVGQGYDIMRFLMLAFPNKIEAGSFAQALQNLESFQGVHQNYYFKNSQDNQAVQILQFRDDVLTKVK, from the coding sequence ATGGGAATAATAGATTTACATAACATCCGGATAATCAGCAGAATATTAACTGTAATAATAGTTTATCTACTGCATAATAATTTACTTGCACAAACGCCGGACGTTCCACTAAAAGAAAATCCTAAAGCTAAAGAAGCTGTTTCCGTAGCACTAAAATATTTTTCACAGCAAGAATACCACGACGCAGCTTCCTTTTTCGAAACAGCTGCCCAACAGCAACCCCAGCATACCTTAACTACTTTTGCCCTCTATATGTCCGGCTTATCAAATTTTTATAGGAATGATAATCTTCGTGCCTTAGAAAGGTTTCAACTTTTATTAAAAAACTATCCCGCTTCAAAATATGCTGAAGATGCAGCTTATCACAAAGGAATTTTGATGGCCGAGAGAAGCGAATCCAGGGATGGAGGTTTTTATGTACTCCTAAACCTTGCGGAAAAGACTAAAAATGAGCAACTTAGAAATAATGCTGAAACCTATTTTAATCAATGCCTATACGAAAAATGCACCCGTGAGTACCTTGAAGAATATTACAACCGAGTAAGAAGCTCTTACAAAGGAACGGTCTTAACGGCTCTGTGTTTTAAACTAATTCAGGAAAAACAATACAAAAAAGTATCTGAACTCATTGGTGATTATCAAAAATCAGGAAACCAGCTTACACCAGAGTTACAAAAGATACAGCAGGTTTACGTAGATAGCCCAAGTTTCAATTTAGAAATCTCTAAAATGCGTGTGGCTATTTTACTACCTTTTTTTTCCAAAATAGCTGATACCGCTATGCAGGTTCCCGGTAGAACCTTAATGGCCTTAGAACTCTTTGAGGGTATCAAATTAGCTATTGACAATAACAAATCTCCTTTTATCCAAGAAATTGACATACAAGTATTTGACACAGAAAAAGATAGTATTAAAACGTTGACAGCTATTCACGACTTAAATCAATTTAAGCCGGATGTTATCATTGGAGATATTTTTAATGTTCCCTCTCGTTTAATATCTCAATATGCTGAGAATAAGAAAATTGTACATATTATACCGCTTTCGCCTGCGGACGAGCTAATTGAGCAGAAAAAATTTACCTTTTTGGCCAATCCGTCATTTCTTACGCAGGGCAAAACGCTTGCTAAATACATTTCAACAGACTTAGCACTAAAAAAGGTTTTGATTATAGATGATGGCAATAAAATTGCAAAATCCTACATTCAACCATTTTCAGATCAACTACTTAACTCAGGTACTCAATTCACGACGCGTACTTTATCTGATGAGGACAAGGAGTTTTATCAAGGAGTTTCAGGCTTAGTAAATGAAATAAAAAGCGATGGCTATGATGCCGTATTTTATCCATCTTCTTCCGAAGAGCGCGTAGTTTCTTTACTTGGCGGGATGAGCCGAGACAGCGTCTTTCTGCAAGTTATTGGCACTCAAGATTGGAGAAGATTTGAATCTATCGAAAAAGAAATGCTCCTAAAATTCAATGTGTTATTTTGCGATTATCAATATCTACAAAATGATTTAATTGGTTATGAGTACTTTAAAGATTCTTACTTGTCTGCATTTAAGACTTTACCGGGGCAATATGTCGGGCAAGGCTATGATATTATGCGTTTTTTGATGCTTGCGTTTCCGAATAAAATCGAAGCCGGCTCATTTGCCCAAGCACTACAAAATTTAGAATCTTTTCAGGGAGTACACCAAAATTATTACTTCAAAAATAGCCAAGATAACCAAGCAGTACAAATATTACAGTTTCGGGATGATGTTTTGACAAAAGTTAAATAA
- the rpsU gene encoding 30S ribosomal protein S21 has product MLIVNVKEGETIDKALRRFKKKFERTGVLKKVRARTSFVKPSLKRRNVIKKAIRREQFLLGLDS; this is encoded by the coding sequence ATGCTTATTGTAAACGTTAAAGAAGGAGAAACAATAGATAAGGCATTACGCCGATTCAAAAAGAAATTTGAACGTACAGGGGTTTTAAAAAAAGTTCGAGCACGCACGTCCTTTGTAAAACCATCATTAAAGCGCCGAAATGTTATTAAAAAAGCTATTCGCAGAGAGCAATTTTTGCTGGGACTCGATAGTTAA
- a CDS encoding transglutaminase-like domain-containing protein, giving the protein MDIYLAPTFIIDSDNPLIIKAAKECVVSCNNQIEAAIAMYLFVRDTIRYNPYRLDLRPEGLQASSVLQRDSGYCVEKAVLLAALLRANGIPSRLGFANVRNHIGTQRIEERLGTDVLVFHGYTEIYLNQKWVKATPAFNQELCHKLNVEPLEFNGLEDSVFQDYNTEKKLFMEYLHDYGTFADMPFQLFIDSLKQYYGKIFESAQPVQGGYLVTF; this is encoded by the coding sequence ATGGATATTTATTTAGCTCCGACTTTTATTATAGATTCAGATAACCCGCTGATTATTAAGGCAGCTAAAGAGTGCGTAGTAAGCTGTAATAATCAAATTGAGGCTGCAATAGCTATGTATTTATTCGTTCGGGACACCATTCGGTACAATCCATACCGTTTAGACCTGCGTCCAGAAGGCCTACAAGCATCATCGGTGTTGCAGCGTGATAGCGGTTACTGTGTAGAAAAAGCTGTTTTATTAGCGGCTCTATTGCGGGCAAACGGAATCCCAAGCCGCTTAGGCTTCGCAAACGTCCGGAACCATATCGGAACACAAAGAATAGAAGAAAGATTGGGCACAGACGTGCTGGTCTTTCATGGATATACAGAGATTTACTTAAATCAAAAGTGGGTAAAAGCAACCCCGGCATTTAACCAAGAACTTTGCCACAAGTTAAACGTAGAACCATTGGAATTTAACGGCTTAGAAGATTCTGTTTTTCAAGACTATAATACTGAAAAGAAACTATTTATGGAATACCTCCATGACTACGGAACTTTTGCAGATATGCCGTTCCAATTATTTATAGATTCGTTAAAACAGTATTACGGAAAGATTTTTGAATCTGCTCAGCCCGTTCAGGGCGGCTATCTTGTAACGTTTTAA